Proteins encoded in a region of the Alicyclobacillus vulcanalis genome:
- the purH gene encoding bifunctional phosphoribosylaminoimidazolecarboxamide formyltransferase/IMP cyclohydrolase, which produces MAGLALVSVYEKEGIVPFCEALRELGFDILSTGGTARLLEQSGIPVTPIEEHTGFPEILDGRVKTLHPRVHGGLLARRDVPEHVEQMKKHGLKAIDLVVVNLYPFAKTIAREGVTDDEAIEMIDIGGPAMLRSAAKNHEFVLPVIDPADYPRVLEALRQGEVSREFRRELAAKVFRTLSRYDALVADYLAGDLAPEAKGEDEWPQVFHVTGVAKQALRYGENPHQRAHFYMEPNATKATIARAEQLQGKELSYNNIQDADSALQILRAFDDFGEPIAVAVKHMNPCGIGRGSTLFEAFDQAYEADPVSIFGGIVALNREVDRRLAERLAGIFLEIIIAPTFAEEAREVLAKKKNLRLLTVDMSQPVWPSGAVTFRRVTGGFLVQSVDHASADPNDWRVVTKRAPTDAEYEALRFAWRAVQFVKSNAIVVADAQKTLGIGAGQMNRVGAAEIALKQAGARAKGAVLASDAFFPMRDTVEAAARAGIAAIVQPGGSIRDEDSIAAADEAGIAMVFTGERHFLH; this is translated from the coding sequence GTGGCAGGACTGGCGCTCGTCAGCGTCTACGAGAAGGAAGGCATTGTGCCGTTTTGCGAAGCGTTGCGTGAGCTCGGTTTTGACATCCTCTCGACCGGCGGCACCGCAAGGCTGCTCGAGCAGTCTGGCATCCCCGTCACGCCCATCGAGGAGCACACCGGCTTTCCGGAGATCCTCGATGGGCGCGTGAAGACGCTCCACCCGCGCGTGCACGGCGGACTGCTGGCGCGCCGCGACGTGCCTGAGCATGTGGAGCAGATGAAGAAGCACGGCCTGAAGGCCATCGATCTCGTCGTCGTCAACCTGTACCCCTTCGCGAAAACCATCGCGCGCGAAGGCGTCACGGACGACGAGGCCATCGAGATGATCGACATCGGCGGGCCCGCGATGCTGCGCAGCGCGGCCAAAAATCACGAATTCGTGCTCCCCGTGATCGATCCCGCCGATTACCCGCGCGTCCTTGAGGCCCTGCGCCAGGGCGAGGTGTCGCGCGAGTTCCGCCGCGAGCTCGCGGCCAAGGTGTTTCGGACGCTCTCGCGCTACGATGCGCTCGTCGCCGACTATTTGGCGGGTGACCTCGCCCCTGAGGCCAAGGGGGAGGACGAGTGGCCGCAGGTGTTCCACGTGACGGGCGTCGCCAAGCAGGCTTTGCGCTACGGCGAGAACCCGCATCAGCGCGCCCACTTTTACATGGAGCCCAACGCCACGAAGGCCACCATCGCGCGAGCCGAGCAGCTTCAAGGCAAGGAACTTTCCTACAACAACATCCAGGATGCCGACAGCGCGCTTCAAATCCTCCGCGCGTTTGACGACTTCGGCGAGCCCATCGCCGTGGCGGTCAAGCACATGAACCCCTGCGGCATCGGCCGCGGCAGCACGCTATTCGAGGCGTTTGACCAGGCGTACGAGGCTGATCCCGTCTCCATTTTCGGCGGCATCGTCGCGCTGAACCGCGAGGTCGACCGCCGCCTCGCCGAGCGCCTCGCCGGCATCTTCCTCGAGATCATCATCGCGCCAACCTTCGCTGAGGAAGCGCGCGAGGTCCTGGCGAAGAAAAAGAATCTGCGCCTCTTGACGGTCGACATGTCTCAGCCCGTGTGGCCGTCAGGCGCCGTGACGTTCCGGCGCGTCACCGGGGGCTTTTTGGTCCAGTCGGTCGATCACGCCTCGGCCGATCCGAACGATTGGCGCGTCGTGACGAAGCGCGCACCGACCGACGCAGAGTACGAGGCGCTTCGCTTCGCCTGGCGCGCCGTCCAGTTCGTCAAGTCCAACGCCATTGTCGTGGCGGACGCCCAAAAAACGCTTGGCATCGGCGCAGGGCAGATGAACCGCGTGGGTGCGGCCGAGATCGCCCTGAAGCAGGCCGGTGCGCGCGCCAAGGGGGCCGTCCTCGCCTCCGACGCGTTCTTCCCGATGCGAGACACGGTCGAGGCTGCGGCGCGCGCGGGAATTGCCGCGATCGTCCAGCCGGGCGGCTCCATCCGGGATGAGGACAGCATTGCCGCCGCAGATGAGGCCGGGATCGCCATGGTGTTCACCGGCGAACGCCACTTCCTGCACTGA